From one Streptomyces sp. ICC1 genomic stretch:
- a CDS encoding ATP-binding protein, whose protein sequence is MTGLTIRLLATPGAVPLARHAVREHLGPGASADTELCVSELLTNALAHLGPGTPVTLRITGRAARTRVELTDPDPREPVLRQAADTEECGRGLALLAAVALEWGVRPEGAGGKTVWCELELDPGHSPTGRVAVITGG, encoded by the coding sequence GTGACCGGCCTCACCATCCGGCTGCTCGCCACCCCCGGCGCCGTACCCCTCGCCCGCCACGCAGTGCGGGAGCATCTCGGACCCGGGGCGTCCGCCGACACGGAGCTCTGTGTGAGCGAGCTGCTCACCAACGCGCTCGCCCACCTCGGCCCCGGCACGCCCGTCACGCTGCGGATCACCGGAAGGGCAGCCCGTACGCGGGTCGAGCTCACCGACCCCGATCCGCGGGAACCCGTACTCCGGCAGGCGGCCGACACCGAGGAGTGCGGGCGGGGGCTGGCGCTGCTGGCCGCCGTGGCGCTGGAATGGGGCGTCCGGCCCGAAGGGGCCGGCGGGAAGACCGTCTGGTGTGAGCTCGAACTTGACCCTGGTCACAGTCCGACC